Proteins found in one Pseudomonadota bacterium genomic segment:
- a CDS encoding VPLPA-CTERM sorting domain-containing protein, protein MNRMKAMVFIMVILVFGLVAPAMASTYLFQPEPTGMAALDASGNVNWSGLFASIERYKPGSNPGLYTHSPDTAAGGTSLFGALNDGNFFAGQGLSLDPWGNFSGTARYGNERVAAVVAALAGFLGEDHVNYSSIPDRYRSFKTLGVTCSPVPLPPSLWFLFSGLGLLGVARRRWWR, encoded by the coding sequence ATGAACAGGATGAAAGCAATGGTATTTATAATGGTAATACTTGTTTTTGGCCTGGTCGCTCCGGCAATGGCGAGTACCTATCTTTTTCAGCCTGAACCGACTGGCATGGCTGCCCTGGATGCCTCCGGGAATGTTAATTGGTCCGGGCTTTTTGCTTCTATCGAACGATATAAGCCGGGATCAAATCCCGGGTTGTACACCCATTCTCCGGATACGGCTGCCGGAGGAACTTCATTGTTTGGGGCGTTAAATGACGGCAACTTTTTTGCCGGCCAGGGGTTGTCGCTGGATCCCTGGGGAAATTTCTCAGGTACTGCTCGCTATGGAAATGAAAGAGTCGCTGCCGTGGTCGCGGCGCTGGCCGGTTTTCTTGGTGAGGATCACGTTAATTACAGCTCCATTCCCGACCGTTATCGTTCGTTCAAGACCCTCGGAGTGACATGTTCTCCTGTTCCCCTTCCCCCTTCCCTGTGGTTCCTCTTTTCCGGGTTGGGGCTGCTGGGCGTCGCCCGTCGCCGTTGGTGGCGTTAG